One Mus musculus strain C57BL/6J chromosome X, GRCm38.p6 C57BL/6J DNA window includes the following coding sequences:
- the Apoo gene encoding MICOS complex subunit Mic26 isoform 1 precursor (isoform 1 precursor is encoded by transcript variant 1): MFKVIQRSVGPASLSLLTFRVYAAPKKDSPHKSYMKIDELSLYSVPEGQSKYVEEPRTQLEENISQLRHHCEPYTSFCQEIYSHTKPKVDHFVQWGVDNYNYLQNAPPGFFPRLGVIGFAGFVGLLFARGSKIKKLVYPPFFMGLGASVYYPQQAITIAQITGEKLYDWGLRGYIVIEDLWKQNFQKPGNVKNSPGNK, encoded by the exons GTAATTCAGAGATCTGTGGGGCCAGCCAGCCTGAGCCTGCTCACCTTCAGAGTCTATGCAGCACCCAAAAAGGACTCGCCTCACAAAAGTTACATGAAGATCGATGAG CTTTCACTCTACTCAGTTCCTGAGGGTCAATCTAAATATGTGGAGGAGCCAAGGACTCAACTTGAAGAAAACATCTCACAACTCCGACATCATTGTGAGCCATATACAAGTTTCTGTCAG GAAATATACTCCCATACTAAACCCAAGGTGGATCACTTTGTCCAGTGGGGAGTAG ACAACTATAACTATCTTCAAAATGCGCCTCCTGGATTTTTCCCAAGACTCGGTGTTATTGGTTTTGCTGGTTTTGTTGGACTCCTTTTTGCTAGAG gttcaaaaataaagaagctgGTGTATCCTCCTTTTTTCATGGGATTAGGTGCCTCTGTCTATTACCCACAACAAGCCATCACCATTGCCCAG ATCACTGGGGAGAAGTTATATGACTGGGGATTACGAGGGTACATAGTTATAGAAGATTTGTGGAAGCAAAATTTTCAGAAG
- the Apoo gene encoding MICOS complex subunit Mic26 isoform X1 has protein sequence MFKVIQRSVGPASLSLLTFRVYAAPKKDSPHKSYMKIDELSLYSVPEGQSKYVEEPRTQLEENISQLRHHCEPYTSFCQEIYSHTKPKVDHFVQWGVDNYNYLQNAPPGFFPRLGVIGFAGFVGLLFARGSKIKKLVYPPFFMGLGASVYYPQQAITIAQITGEKLYDWGLRGYIVIEDLWKQNFQKPCFHIVLIELPVQLRVTLHSWTSSSVSCMLELRVWAPHPVQLA, from the exons GTAATTCAGAGATCTGTGGGGCCAGCCAGCCTGAGCCTGCTCACCTTCAGAGTCTATGCAGCACCCAAAAAGGACTCGCCTCACAAAAGTTACATGAAGATCGATGAG CTTTCACTCTACTCAGTTCCTGAGGGTCAATCTAAATATGTGGAGGAGCCAAGGACTCAACTTGAAGAAAACATCTCACAACTCCGACATCATTGTGAGCCATATACAAGTTTCTGTCAG GAAATATACTCCCATACTAAACCCAAGGTGGATCACTTTGTCCAGTGGGGAGTAG ACAACTATAACTATCTTCAAAATGCGCCTCCTGGATTTTTCCCAAGACTCGGTGTTATTGGTTTTGCTGGTTTTGTTGGACTCCTTTTTGCTAGAG gttcaaaaataaagaagctgGTGTATCCTCCTTTTTTCATGGGATTAGGTGCCTCTGTCTATTACCCACAACAAGCCATCACCATTGCCCAG ATCACTGGGGAGAAGTTATATGACTGGGGATTACGAGGGTACATAGTTATAGAAGATTTGTGGAAGCAAAATTTTCAGAAG CCATGCTTTCACATTGTCCTGATTGAACTTCCTGTGCAGCTGAGGGTGACTTTGCACTCCTGGACCTCCTCCTCAGTCTCTTGCATGCTAGAATTAAGAGTGTGGGCCCCTCACCCAGTTCAGCTTGCCTAA
- the Apoo gene encoding MICOS complex subunit Mic26 isoform X2, translated as MKIDELSLYSVPEGQSKYVEEPRTQLEENISQLRHHCEPYTSFCQEIYSHTKPKVDHFVQWGVDNYNYLQNAPPGFFPRLGVIGFAGFVGLLFARGSKIKKLVYPPFFMGLGASVYYPQQAITIAQITGEKLYDWGLRGYIVIEDLWKQNFQKPCFHIVLIELPVQLRVTLHSWTSSSVSCMLELRVWAPHPVQLA; from the exons ATGAAGATCGATGAG CTTTCACTCTACTCAGTTCCTGAGGGTCAATCTAAATATGTGGAGGAGCCAAGGACTCAACTTGAAGAAAACATCTCACAACTCCGACATCATTGTGAGCCATATACAAGTTTCTGTCAG GAAATATACTCCCATACTAAACCCAAGGTGGATCACTTTGTCCAGTGGGGAGTAG ACAACTATAACTATCTTCAAAATGCGCCTCCTGGATTTTTCCCAAGACTCGGTGTTATTGGTTTTGCTGGTTTTGTTGGACTCCTTTTTGCTAGAG gttcaaaaataaagaagctgGTGTATCCTCCTTTTTTCATGGGATTAGGTGCCTCTGTCTATTACCCACAACAAGCCATCACCATTGCCCAG ATCACTGGGGAGAAGTTATATGACTGGGGATTACGAGGGTACATAGTTATAGAAGATTTGTGGAAGCAAAATTTTCAGAAG CCATGCTTTCACATTGTCCTGATTGAACTTCCTGTGCAGCTGAGGGTGACTTTGCACTCCTGGACCTCCTCCTCAGTCTCTTGCATGCTAGAATTAAGAGTGTGGGCCCCTCACCCAGTTCAGCTTGCCTAA
- the Apoo gene encoding MICOS complex subunit Mic26 isoform 3 (isoform 3 is encoded by transcript variant 3), producing MKIDELSLYSVPEGQSKYVEEPRTQLEENISQLRHHCEPYTSFCQEIYSHTKPKVDHFVQWGVDNYNYLQNAPPGFFPRLGVIGFAGFVGLLFARGSKIKKLVYPPFFMGLGASVYYPQQAITIAQITGEKLYDWGLRGYIVIEDLWKQNFQKPGNVKNSPGNK from the exons ATGAAGATCGATGAG CTTTCACTCTACTCAGTTCCTGAGGGTCAATCTAAATATGTGGAGGAGCCAAGGACTCAACTTGAAGAAAACATCTCACAACTCCGACATCATTGTGAGCCATATACAAGTTTCTGTCAG GAAATATACTCCCATACTAAACCCAAGGTGGATCACTTTGTCCAGTGGGGAGTAG ACAACTATAACTATCTTCAAAATGCGCCTCCTGGATTTTTCCCAAGACTCGGTGTTATTGGTTTTGCTGGTTTTGTTGGACTCCTTTTTGCTAGAG gttcaaaaataaagaagctgGTGTATCCTCCTTTTTTCATGGGATTAGGTGCCTCTGTCTATTACCCACAACAAGCCATCACCATTGCCCAG ATCACTGGGGAGAAGTTATATGACTGGGGATTACGAGGGTACATAGTTATAGAAGATTTGTGGAAGCAAAATTTTCAGAAG